The genomic window GAGTTCATTGCCCGGCTCAAAAAATACAATACATATCTGCACATTCTAGGCAACCGCAATAGCTTTGCCAAGACAGACACGGATGCCACCTTCATGCGCATGAAGGAAGATGCCATGAAGAACGGCCAGCTTAAGCCCGCCTACAACATCCAGTGCGGTACGGACTCTGAATTCATCACATGGGCATCGGTCGGTCCCCAGCCTACAGATACAACCACACTCATTCCTTTCCTTCAGGATATGGAGAAACATCTGCAGCGCCGCTATCCCAATGTGGTTGCGGATGCAGGATACGAAAGCGAAGAGAACTACCTCTATCTTGAGACCAACGGGCAGCGCGCCTTCATAAAGCCCAGCAATTATGAGAAGAGCAAGACAAGAAAATGGAAAAAGGATATCGGGCGCAGGGAGAATATGACCTATCTGCCAGAAGAAGATGCCTATTTATGCGCCCAGGGCAGGAAGCTTGCAGCTGCAAAGGAATTCGTACGCAGCAGCCGGACAGGATTCAAAAGAAATATAACCCTTTACAGTTCTGCGGATTGCGGCAATTGCCCGCTGAAGAGCCAGTGCATACACGGAAACCATTGCAAGACCCCGCTGGAGGAGAGAACCAAGCACTTTGAAGTATCCAAACAGTTTCTGCGCCAACGTCAGGAAGATTTGGAACGTATAACCTCAAAAGAAGGAGTACAACTGCGCATAAACCGAAGCATACAGGCAGAAGGTGCATTTGCAATGATGAAGGCGGACATGAATTTCCGAAGGTTCCTGAGCCGCGGCACAGCAAATGTCCTTGTTGAGATCATGCTGGTGGCTATGGCTTACAATATTCAAAAGCTGCACTGCAAAATCCAGTCAGACAGAGCAGGCCAGCACCTGTTCCCTGTGAATAACGCAGCCTGAATACAAAATAAGAGCACAAGAAAAAAGGCGATTTTTAGACCGCCTGGTATCTTGTGCTCATTTTTAGTGGATTTTACAACGAATAGGAACTTCTTATACATCAACAAGGAAAAGGGGCTGTGCATAAGTGGAATTACACTCATGCAACAGCCCCGAAGGATAAGGGGGGAATTGAAAAATGGGGAAGGGAAATTGATTATCTTCGTTTATTATTATATCAATGTTTGGGTAAGTGTTACTGCATAATATTGTTTATTTTAGGTAAAATTACCCTTGCGGAGCTTGATGTTTGGTGTTTTATGGGCACGTTCCTATAAAATCTTGCGGTGAGGATTTTTTTGAGCAAAAAGCTATCAGGGGGCAGGAATAAAGGCAGAGGATGGCGAAGCTGAAAGACAGGTAGTGTATGGTATATTAGAGGAGGCAAAGCTTATGAGCAAATATGCAGGCACCCAGACCGAGAAGAATTTGGAAGCGGCCTTTGCAGGCGAATCCCAGGCCAGGAACAAGTATACCTATTTTGCATCCAAGGCCAAGAAGGAAGGCTTCGAGCAGATTGCGGCCCTCTTTTTGAAGACGGCTGACAATGAGAAGGAACACGCCAAGATGTGGTTCAAGGAGTTGGAAGGCATTGGCGACACCAAGGCCAACCTGCTCGCTGCCGCTGAGGGCGAGAACTACGAGTGGACGGATATGTATGACGGCTTCGCCAAGACCGCCGAGGAAGAGGGCTTCAAGGAGCTGGCTGCCAAGTTCCGCCTGGTAGCTGCCATCGAGAAGCACCATGAGGAGCGCTACAGGAAGCTCCTGCAGAACGTGGAAATGCAGGAAGTCTTCCAGAAGAGCGAGGTCAAGATGTGGGAGTGTCGCAACTGCGGCCATATCGTGGTGGGCACCAAGGCTCCCGAAATCTGCCCCACCTGCGCTCATCCCAAGAGTTACTTTGAAATCAGCGAAGTCAATTATTGAAGCTGACTGGACAGGCAGGCACCGCAAGGCTGGCAAAGCGCCCCTTGCGGTGCTTTTTTGTAGACAAAAGACGGTGGCGGCGTTATAATCTAGTGTCAAAACATCAACAATAATGAAGTAAAGGAGTATCTTTTCCGTGCCTGTCTATCATGCTTTCCGCCGTTATCCCGATCTGTTTCTGGCGGGGCTCTTTGCCCTGGGGGCGGGGTGCCTTGCACCCCCTGCTCCCGCGGAAGTCCTGGCCTGCCTCAATCTTCCCCTGCTGGGTTTGCTGCTGTTCCTCATGAGCATTGTGGCGGGGCTCAGGCAGAGCGGTTTCTTTGCCGCACTCTTTCAGCGGCTGTTCAAAGGGCGCAATTCCGGGCGCAGTCTCTCACGGTTCTTCATCTTCAGCTGCTATTTTTCCTCTATGCTCATCACCAATGATGTGGCCCTGATCGTCTTTGTGCCTCTGGCCATCATGACCTTCACGGAGGCCCGGCGCATCAGGCTTATCGTGCCCACGGTTTGCTGGCAGACCATAGCAGCGAACCTGGGCAGTATGCTGACTCCGGTGGGCAACCCCCAGAATCTCTTCATCTATTCCCATTACGGGCTTTCCCCTTGGGACTTTTTCGCTGTCACCGCCCCGGTGGTAATCATAAGCGGCGTGGTAATCTATCTGGCCACCTTCACCCTGCCTGAGGTGGAAGTGGAATTGAGCAGCCAGGCGGAAGAGGGGCTGCCCTGGAAAAAGATTGCGCCCCTGTTGGTGCTGTTCCTGCTCTGCCTCCTCCATGTGCTGCACCTGCTGGACTTCACTCTGCTGGCTGTGCTGGTCCTGCCGGGGCTGCTCCTGCTTGACAGGCGCTTGCTCCTGGAGGCTGATTTCAAGCTTTTGTTGCTCTTCGCCCTGCTCTTCATCGGGGTGGGCAGCCTGAGCCATCTGGAGGCGCTGACCTCAAAGGCGGCCAGCCTTCTCACGGGACATGAGTTCTGGGTGTCCCTGATCCTGAGCCAGGTTCTCAGCAATGTACCCGCCACCGTCCTGCTGTCCGGCTGTACGGAGGCCTATGTGCCCCTGCTCCTGGGCGTGAATATCGGTGGCCTGGGCACCATCATTGCCTCTATGGCCAGCGTTATTTCCTTCAAGGCCTACCTGGGCACCCGTTTCAGCAGGCCCGGTTATTACCTGCTGACCTTCACTGGCAGCAACCTGCTGGTGCTGGCGCTGCTGCTGGGGTATTACAAGCTTTATGTGTAATGTCCTTCTGGGAATCTTACCTATACTTCACAAAAAAATCGGCTGCGCCAACTGCACAGCCGATTTTTTGTCATCCATGTTCGTCCAAAAACTTCTCAAATTCTGCCATGGGCATGGGCTTGGAATAGAGGTAGCCCTGGCCGTATTGGCAGCCGCATTTCTTGAGGATTTCTTCCTGAGTTTCGTTTTCGATGCCTTCGCAGAGGACGGTCATGCCCAGGCGCTGGCCCAGTTCCACGGAGGCAGTGAGGATCTGCCTCATGCGCTCGTTGCTCTCGGGGCCGGTGATCAGGGTGCGGTCTATCTTCATCACATCCAGAGGGAGGATGTTCAGGAGCTCCAGCGAAGAATAGCCGGAGCCGAAGTCATCCATGGACAGCTGGAAGCCCAGCCGGTGGAGGGTGCTGATGATGCGGATGGCCCTGTCCCGCCTGTCGGGATGGTCGATGAAGGAGAATGCTGTTTCTGTGAGCTCCAGCTCCACCAGTCCCGGACGCAGGTTGTAGGTGTCCCTGACTTTCTTCATGTAGAGCATATAGCCGTCCTGCAGGAAGTGCATGCGGGACTGGTTCACGGAGATGGGCACGGTCTTTTTGCCTTCATTCCGCCTGCGTTCCTGCATGGCGCAGGTTTCCTCCAGCACGAAGTTGTCCAGGGGGATGATGAAGCCGTTTTCTTCAAATATATTGATGAACTCTCCCGGGGGCATGAAGCCCATCTTGGAGCTTTTCCATCGCACCAGGGCTTCGGCTCCAGTGGTCCGATGTGTATTGAGGTCGTATTTGGGCTGGAACCAGACTTCGAATTCCCGCTGCTGCAGGGCCTGTTCCATTTCTGCTTCGATGAGCTGGCGACGGGCCAGCTGCTTTTCCAGTTTTTCATCGTAGACGCAGACCAGCCTGCCTGCTTCGTAGGCTTCGGAGATGGCAAGCTCTGCCCTGTGCACTGCCGTTTCCAGTTCCTCGGCCTTTTCCAGGCGGCAGATGCCGCCCTTGAGGTTCACGGCCTGCAGTTCGATGGCGGTTTCCTGCCGGATGATGCCCCGGAGAGTGATGGAAACCTGTTCTACCAGGCTGTCCATGGGAGGTTGTTCGTTGCCGGAGACGGGCATCTCTCCCAGGGCCATGATCATCTTGGCCATGCCGCTGACGGCGGTGGCCCTGAGTTTCAGTCTGGTCTGCAGCACTTTCAGGATGCGGGGCAGCTGCTCATCGATGATGGCCTTGCGAGTGCTGGTGCTCAGCTGGTTGATGGACTCGATGTCCACCCTCAGCACATAGCAGCGGCCTGCAGCGGCAGATTTAGCCAGCTGGCCCTTCAGAAGTTCGGGGATTTCGTCCACGAACCAGCGCCAGTTGGGCAGCTCTGACCAGTAGTCGGTATAGGCTGCTTTCTGGATTTCTGCCACATGGCGGCGGCGGATGTGCAGGATGTAGAAGAAAAACAGGCACAGAGCCAGGAGCAGGGCCATAAGCCCGGTAAAGACCTGCATGGGATAGTTGTAGACAAAGGCGGAGAAGGTCTGCATCTTCCCCTGGAAGATGCCGCGGGTGTCCATGGTTCCCCGGAAATTGGAGGGCAGGGAGTTGAGGTCATGGTTCAGCACGGAGAGGAGCTGCCGCCTTCGGGGGTGCCCTGTACGGCCAGGCCAATATCCAGGCTGCACACGATGTCGCCTGTAGCGCTCAGGTCGTAGTAGCCGTTGTGCAGGATATGGTACTGGGAGCTGTAGGCTTCCATGAAAGTCCTGTCAGCCCGCCCGTCCGCACGGCGTCAAGGCAGTCCTCGGGAGACTGGCACCAGAGGATATCCTTTTCGCCCATATGCTTGATGAGAGTATCTACGGAGAGAAGTCCCTGGGCAGGGCCACAGGGCCAGTGCGCCCTGTTTCGCCCCGC from Selenomonas sp. AB3002 includes these protein-coding regions:
- a CDS encoding IS1182 family transposase, encoding MQKPNSQKEYTSLGENYQLFLPLNLEFQVSKDDPVRLLRHCIGGMDIKSLEETYQRIDRNLASPRQMLAILVYAGMNHIFSSRRIETACRRDINFMYLLEGKPAPDHVTISRFRSKHLAPCIKELFAQMDFLLEQFGVISLKDIFIDGTKIESFSNKYKFVWKKAVLKNKAKLMAKLPAFVSKAREAFTLSLHYGDEIHVRHLKKLRRKLKACQKAQDIIFVKGTGKRKTALQKTMEQLDEFIARLKKYNTYLHILGNRNSFAKTDTDATFMRMKEDAMKNGQLKPAYNIQCGTDSEFITWASVGPQPTDTTTLIPFLQDMEKHLQRRYPNVVADAGYESEENYLYLETNGQRAFIKPSNYEKSKTRKWKKDIGRRENMTYLPEEDAYLCAQGRKLAAAKEFVRSSRTGFKRNITLYSSADCGNCPLKSQCIHGNHCKTPLEERTKHFEVSKQFLRQRQEDLERITSKEGVQLRINRSIQAEGAFAMMKADMNFRRFLSRGTANVLVEIMLVAMAYNIQKLHCKIQSDRAGQHLFPVNNAA
- the rbr gene encoding rubrerythrin → MSKYAGTQTEKNLEAAFAGESQARNKYTYFASKAKKEGFEQIAALFLKTADNEKEHAKMWFKELEGIGDTKANLLAAAEGENYEWTDMYDGFAKTAEEEGFKELAAKFRLVAAIEKHHEERYRKLLQNVEMQEVFQKSEVKMWECRNCGHIVVGTKAPEICPTCAHPKSYFEISEVNY
- a CDS encoding SLC13 family permease, translating into MPVYHAFRRYPDLFLAGLFALGAGCLAPPAPAEVLACLNLPLLGLLLFLMSIVAGLRQSGFFAALFQRLFKGRNSGRSLSRFFIFSCYFSSMLITNDVALIVFVPLAIMTFTEARRIRLIVPTVCWQTIAANLGSMLTPVGNPQNLFIYSHYGLSPWDFFAVTAPVVIISGVVIYLATFTLPEVEVELSSQAEEGLPWKKIAPLLVLFLLCLLHVLHLLDFTLLAVLVLPGLLLLDRRLLLEADFKLLLLFALLFIGVGSLSHLEALTSKAASLLTGHEFWVSLILSQVLSNVPATVLLSGCTEAYVPLLLGVNIGGLGTIIASMASVISFKAYLGTRFSRPGYYLLTFTGSNLLVLALLLGYYKLYV
- a CDS encoding EAL domain-containing protein — protein: MLNHDLNSLPSNFRGTMDTRGIFQGKMQTFSAFVYNYPMQVFTGLMALLLALCLFFFYILHIRRRHVAEIQKAAYTDYWSELPNWRWFVDEIPELLKGQLAKSAAAGRCYVLRVDIESINQLSTSTRKAIIDEQLPRILKVLQTRLKLRATAVSGMAKMIMALGEMPVSGNEQPPMDSLVEQVSITLRGIIRQETAIELQAVNLKGGICRLEKAEELETAVHRAELAISEAYEAGRLVCVYDEKLEKQLARRQLIEAEMEQALQQREFEVWFQPKYDLNTHRTTGAEALVRWKSSKMGFMPPGEFINIFEENGFIIPLDNFVLEETCAMQERRRNEGKKTVPISVNQSRMHFLQDGYMLYMKKVRDTYNLRPGLVELELTETAFSFIDHPDRRDRAIRIISTLHRLGFQLSMDDFGSGYSSLELLNILPLDVMKIDRTLITGPESNERMRQILTASVELGQRLGMTVLCEGIENETQEEILKKCGCQYGQGYLYSKPMPMAEFEKFLDEHG